One genomic window of Medicago truncatula cultivar Jemalong A17 chromosome 1, MtrunA17r5.0-ANR, whole genome shotgun sequence includes the following:
- the LOC11422351 gene encoding transcription factor TGA4, which translates to MCLRLPFYSKKIMSSTSNKLSQSNRLLAEKPVTEANNIQKVLKINGNTISLKNYVLSSEELNKLISEIHNALNDHNHVIDDDDKLRLVINTIMKHCFELLERKTRSANVDSATCERNLWWIGGFRPSQLLQVILPQLKHMCTQQQLYDIYNLGQSCQQAEYALAQGMIELQQIIDKATSAGDKEYQQMYVPQHLSFFKEADNLRRQFLHQFSRLFTISQQAELIVTLKEQLHNPQPRSSL; encoded by the exons ATGTGCTTGCGATTGCCTTTCTATTCAAAGAAAATCATGAGTTCCACATCTAACAAGTTGAGCCAGAGCAACAGGCTTCTTGCTGAAAAACCAGTAACTGAGGCTAATAATATTCAAAAAGTCTTGAAGATTAATG GAAACACAATTTCTTTGAAGAACTATGTACTTTCCTCTGAAGAACTGAACAAGCTTATTTCTGAGATACATAATGCTCTAAATGATCACAATCacgttattgatgatgatgacaaGCTACGGTTAGTTATAAACACAATCATGAAGCACTGTTTTGAATTATTGGAGAGAAAAACACGTTCTGCAAATGTAGATTCTGCAACATGTGAACGCAATCTATGGTGGATTGGAGGCTTTCGTCCTTCTCAACTTCTTCAG GTCATTCTGCCTCAGCTGAAACATATGTGCACTCAACAACAACTTTATGATATTTATAATCTTGGACAATCATGTCAACAAGCTGAATATGCTCTTGCACAAGGCATGATAGAACTCCAGCAAATCATTGATAAAGCAACATCAGCAGGTGACAAAGAGTATCAACAAATGTATGTACCTCAACACCTAAGCTTCTTCAAAGAG GCTGATAATCTTCGCCGGCAATTCTTGCATCAATTTTCTCGTCTCTTTACAATTTCTCAGCAAGCTGAGCTCATAGTTACTCTGAAGGAACAGCTGCATAATCCGCAGCCCCGGAGCTCACTTTGA
- the LOC11415179 gene encoding 7-methylguanosine phosphate-specific 5'-nucleotidase: MSYRLQLQSIVTTNFLPRHFSTSRVSFSTFCCGKYLEMEDIKLVGDPVLLHNKLAAIRSAGPQKLQVIADFDATLTKFWVNGTRGQSSHGLLQQDNPEYDAKRQQLYEHYHPLEFSPTIGLEEKRKLMEEWWGKTHGLLIEGGLTYESIKQSVANANIAFREGVSELFEFLEERDIPVLIFSAGLADIIEEVLRQKLRRSFKNVKIVSNRMVFNNGQLVSFKGKLIHSLNKNEHALDMAAPVHERFGDIDGPTDDNDLLKKRTNVLLLGDHTGDLGMSDGLNYDTRISVGFLNHNVENSLSCYREAFDVVLMNDAPMWEVIKLVSHTCSSGK, translated from the exons ATGAGTTATCGCCTCCAACTCCAATCCATCGTCACCACCAACTTTCTCCCACGTCACTTTTCAACATCaag GGTTTCATTTTCTAcattttgttgtggaaaatATTTGGAAATGGAGGATATCAAATTGGTGGGTGATCCTGTTTTGCTCCACAACAAACTTGCTGCAATTCGTTCCGCCGGTCCTCAAAAGCTTCAG GTGATCGCTGACTTTGATGCCACATTGACGAAGTTTTGGGTTAATGGAACTCGAGGCCAAA GCAGTCACGGCCTTTTGCAGCAGGATAATCCAGAATATGATGCCAAAAGGCAGCAGTTATATGAACATTACCATCCATTGGAATTTTCTCCTACTATTGGGCTTGAAGAGAAGAGGAAACTAATGGAAGAGTG GTGGGGAAAAACGCATGGTCTTCTTATTGAAGGAGGACTTACATATGAATCAATAAAACAATCAGTTGCTAATGCTAACATAGCTTTTAGGGAAGGTGTTTCCGAgctttttgaatttttggag gAAAGAGACATTCCTGTATTAATATTCTCTGCAGGGCTTGCTGATATCATTGAAGAG GTTCTAAGGCAGAAGCTTCGCAGATCCTTCAAAAATGTGAAGATAGTATCCAACAGGATGGTATTTAACAATGGCCAACTTGTATCTTTTAAAG GAAAATTGATTCACAGCTTAAATAAAAACGAGCATGCTCTTGATATGGCTGCGCCTGTTCACGAACGATTCGGTGATATTGATGGTCCAACTGATGACAATGACTTGCTCAAGAAGAGAACCAATGTTCTCCTTCTTGGTGATCACACTGGAGACTTGGGAATGTCTGATGGTTTAAATTACGATACTCGAATTTCTGTGGGATTTTT GAACCACAACGTTGAGAACTCACTTAGCTGCTATCGAGAAGCTTTTGATGTTGTTTTAATG AATGATGCGCCCATGTGGGAAGTTATCAAACTGGTCTCTCATACGTGTTCAAGTGGGAAGTGA
- the LOC11411748 gene encoding uncharacterized protein At3g28850 — translation MKGVKGKLLKKLKSVKQVNYLMPDRILQVKSIDGYADFLPKISSFNIPNPFVSRENESKKSCENLQEEQPQPEIIDVSELMKDLEENEEQMDLDDDDYNDNKENISHKGVVSVSKIGNREETESKQGEVLREKRPPLLPRANTDRKRKSPLSESDSLSFRRPELYSGSLFDPKLLAAFEEAVKEQRKNRVEEEFSKEDKICFFDEDEEVDPLTLFEEKCPPGGDGTVIFYTTSLRGIRKTFEDCQKIRFLLQSFKVLYLERDISMHKEYKDELWSLLGEKVVPPRLFVKGRYIGATEEVLSLHEQGKLKKILEGVPIDCSNGPCDACGGLRFVMCFKCNGSHKIMAEKEKIDECLLCNENGLMVCPYCG, via the coding sequence atgaagggagTGAAAGGAAAATTGTTGAAGAAGCTCAAATCAGTCAAACAGGTCAATTATCTAATGCCAGATCGAATTCTTCAGGTAAAATCCATTGATGGGTATGCAGATTTTCTCCCTAAGATTTCATCTTTCAATATACCAAACCCATTTGTTTCTCGAGAAAATGAGTCGAAGAAAAGTTGCGAGAATTTGCAGGAAGAACAACCACAACCAGAAATTATTGATGTATCAGAGCTTATGAAAGATCTTGAAGAAAACGAAGAACAAAtggatttggatgatgatgattacaaTGATAATAAAGAGAATATTAGTCACAAAGGTGTTGTTTCGGTTTCGAAGATTGGTAACAGAGAGGAAACAGAGTCGAAACAGGGTGaagttttgagagaaaaaagacCACCTTTGTTACCAAGAGCTAATACTGATAGAAAAAGGAAAAGCCCTCTTTCTGAAAGTGATAGTTTGTCGTTCCGAAGACCGGAGTTGTATTCCGGTAGCTTATTTGATCCGAAACTACTCGCTGCGTTCGAGGAAGCTGTGAAGGAACAGAGGAAAAACAGAGTTGAAGAAGAGTTTTCAAAGGaagataaaatttgtttttttgatgaagatgaggaaGTTGACCCTTTAACATTGTTTGAAGAGAAGTGTCCACCAGGTGGTGATGGCACTGTGATTTTCTACACAACTTCACTTAGAGGAATCAGAAAGACTTTCGAAGACTGCCAAAAAATTCGGTTTCTTTTACAAAGTTTCAAGGTTTTGTATCTTGAGAGGGATATATCAATGCACAAGGAGTATAAGGATGAATTGTGGAGTCTTTTGGGTGAGAAAGTTGTGCCTCCAAGGCTTTTTGTTAAGGGAAGGTATATAGGTGCAACGGAAGAAGTTTTGAGTTTGCATGAACAAggaaagttgaagaaaattctTGAAGGGGTTCCAATTGATTGTTCCAATGGACCTTGTGATGCTTGTGGTGGTTTAAGGTTTGTGATGTGTTTTAAGTGTAATGGTAGCCATAAGATTATGGCAGAAAAGGAAAAGATTGATGAGTGTTTGTTGTGTAATGAGAATGGATTGATGGTGTGTCCTTATTGTGGCTAG
- the LOC11420289 gene encoding cucumber peeling cupredoxin gives MLQLQNPFALLLSSLFVTFLYQCSATQFIVGDSAGWVIPPFPTYYTNWTNSHFIREGDSLEFDFNARFYNLIQVSQSEYEHCTALEPLKVFNSSPVNFPLKERGIYYFICSVSNYCTLGQKVIINVHQIPPQNPPTPSASPPQHQVPKISPQLSPNGSAPQPSGGTSNPPAPINVPSPTPVGGNVGCPPTPSSIHGVKSNIDVALLVCAMFGTFLGFWMM, from the exons ATGTTGCAGCTTCAAAACCCTTTTGCTCTCTTACTTTCATCTTTGTTTGTAACATTCCTTTATCAATGTTCTGCTACTCAATTCATAGTGGGGGATTCAGCAGGTTGGGTTATTCCACCATTTCCAACATACTACACTAATTGGACAAACTCCCATTTCATTAGAGAAGGAGATTCTCTAG AATTCGACTTCAACGCAAGATTCTACAACCTAATTCAAGTATCACAATCTGAGTATGAGCATTGCACAGCACTTGAACCTCTGAAGGTATTCAACAGTAGCCCAGTAAATTTCCCATTAAAGGAAAGAGGTATCTACTACTTCATATGTAGTGTCTCAAATTATTGTACTTTAGGCcaaaaagttattattaatGTCCATCAAATTCCCCCACAAAATCCACCAACACCATCAGCATCACCTCCACAACATCAAGTACCAAAGATATCTCCACAGTTATCACCAAATGGTTCTGCTCCTCAACCTAGTGGTGGCACGAGTAACCCTCCAGCACCTATAAATGTACCATCTCCTACTCCTGTAGGTGGTAATGTTGGGTGTCCTCCTACACCATCTTCCATTCATGGGGTGAAGTCTAATATTGATGTGGCATTATTGGTTTGTGCTATGTTTGGTACATTCCTAGGATTTTGGATGATGTAG